From Tripterygium wilfordii isolate XIE 37 chromosome 16, ASM1340144v1, whole genome shotgun sequence, one genomic window encodes:
- the LOC119980326 gene encoding LOW QUALITY PROTEIN: caffeic acid 3-O-methyltransferase (The sequence of the model RefSeq protein was modified relative to this genomic sequence to represent the inferred CDS: deleted 2 bases in 1 codon; substituted 1 base at 1 genomic stop codon), giving the protein MNSNEGESHIQEYALQLASASVLPMAMKAAIELGVFEIIKEAGPEAFLSTSQIATKLPIKDDNPDSPVLLDHILXLLVSHSVLTCSVSTSNGQVHRLYGLAPVAKYFIRSSNGGGSLATILQLIQDRAMINTWYHLKDAVLEGGLPFTKAYGMTAVEYVGKDARLGEVFKTSMTDYNLLFMERVLEIYKGFEGLKCLVDVGGGDGSILNMIISKHPTLKGINFDLPQVIEKSPAFPEVDNVPGDMFVSIPNGDAIFMKWILHTWDDEDCLKILKNCYKALPLNGKAIVVDMVIPEASEATLSLRSLYQFHLFMMNMNPKGKERTEREFEILGKAAGFSNIQVACSAFNFSVVELHK; this is encoded by the exons ATGAATTCCAACGAAGGCGAAAGCCATATCCAAGAGTATGCGCTGCAGTTGGCGAGTGCATCGGTGCTTCCCATGGCAATGAAAGCAGCAATTGAGCTAGGTGTGTTTGAAATCATAAAAGAAGCAGGCCCTGAAGCCTTTCTTTCCACATCCCAGATTGCCACCAAACTTCCCATCAAAGACGACAACCCGGATTCCCCTGTTTTGCTCGACCATATCCTCTGACTTCTTGTCAGCCATTCTGTTCTCACTTGCTCTGTTTCCACCAGTAATGGTCAGGTTCACAGGCTCTATGGCTTGGCCCCGGTTGCCAAATATTTCATTCGAAGCAGCAACGGCGGAGGATCATTGGCAACTATTCTTCAGTTGATTCAGGATAGGGCCATGATTAATACATG GTACCACCTAAAAGAT GCAGTTCTTGAAGGTGGGCTGCCCTTTACAAAGGCATATGGGATGACAGCAGTCGAGTATGTCGGAAAGGATGCTAGGTTAGGCGAAGTGTTCAAAACCTCCATGACAGACTACAATCTTTTGTTCATGGAGAGAGTCCTGGAGATTTACAAGGGTTTTGAAGGTCTAAAGTGTTTGGTGGATGTTGGTGGAGGAGATGGTTCTATCCTTAACATGATCATTTCCAAGCACCCAACTTTGAAGGGTATCAACTTTGATTTGCCACAAGTTATTGAGAAATCACCTGCTTTTCCTG AAGTTGACAATGTTCCTGGAGATATGTTTGTAAGCATTCCAAATGGCGATGCCATCTTCATGAAG TGGATACTCCATACTTGGGATGATGAAGACTGCTTGAAGATACTTAAGAACTGCTATAAAGCACTGCCACTAAATGGGAAAGCGATCGTAGTGGATATGGTAATACCAGAAGCCTCCGAAGCTACTCTATCCCTCAGAAGCTTATATCAGTTTCATCTATTCATGATGAACATGAACCCCAAAGGAAAGGAGAGGACAGAGAGAGAGTTTGAAATCCTGGGCAAAGCAGCAGGATTTTCTAACATCCAAGTCGCATGTTCAGCTTTTAATTTTTCAGTTGTGGAGCTCCACAAGTAA
- the LOC119980211 gene encoding metal tolerance protein 1-like, which translates to MEAQISEHGHIIEVCGDVPPMGPSLGGNKICGEAPCGFSDAKSSSKDAKERAASMRKLLIAVVLCVIFMSVEVVGGIKANSLAILTDAAHLLSDVAAFAISLFSLWASGWEATPRQSYGFFRIEILGALVSIQLIWLLTGILVYEAIARLIHQTGEVQGFLMFLVSAFGLVVNIAMALLLGHDHGHAHGHDHGHAHGHEHDHNHGHGGNNHGHGHSDHGHSHEDQDHTHNHGSIEAANREHHHHAHEADHSEPLLGTCSEVENNSNSGPKQKKQQNINVQGAYLHVLGDSIQSVGVMIGGAIIWYKPQWKIIDLICTLLFSVVVLGTTIRMLRNILGVLMESTPREIDATRLEKGLCEMDEVVAIHELHIWAITVGKVLLACHVKIKPEADADMVLDKVIDYIRREYNISHVTIQIERQ; encoded by the coding sequence ATGGAGGCTCAAATTTCTGAACATGGGCACATAATTGAGGTGTGTGGAGATGTTCCACCTATGGGACCAAGCCTGGGAGGGAATAAGATCTGTGGGGAAGCACCATGTGGATTCTCAGATGCCAAATCCAGCTCTAAAGATGCAAAAGAACGTGCAGCCTCTATGAGAAAACTTTTGATTGCAGTTGTGCTTTGTGTCATCTTCATGAGTGTAGAAGTTGTTGGAGGAATCAAAGCCAATAGTCTTGCAATTTTGACAGATGCTGCTCACTTATTGTCAGATGTTGCTGCCTTTGCGATATCCTTGTTTTCACTTTGGGCATCAGGATGGGAGGCAACACCCCGCCAATCTTATGGCTTCTTCAGGATTGAAATACTTGGGGCTCTTGTTTCCATCCAGTTGATTTGGCTTCTTACTGGAATCCTTGTTTATGAAGCTATTGCTAGACTAATCCATCAGACAGGCGAAGTTCAGGGCTTTCTCATGTTTCTCGTTTCTGCATTTGGGTTAGTGGTTAATATTGCCATGGCACTTTTATTGGGTCACGATCACGGTCATGCGCACGGTCACGATCATGGTCATGCGCACGGTCATGAGCATGATCACAATCATGGACATGGTGGGAATAATCATGGGCATGGCCATAGCGATCATGGTCATAGCCATGAGGATCAGGATCACACACATAACCACGGGTCAATTGAAGCTGCAAATCGTGAGCATCATCACCATGCACACGAAGCagatcatagtgaaccattgcTTGGGACTTGTTCAGAGGtagaaaataattccaacagtGGACCAAAGCAGAAGAAGCAGCAGAACATCAATGTACAAGGGGCTTATCTTCATGTATTGGGGGATTCGATTCAAAGTGTGGGGGTGATGATCGGTGGAGCAATTATATGGTATAAGCCCCAGTGGAAGATCATTGATCTAATATGCACTCTCTTATTCTCAGTGGTCGTGTTGGGTACAACCATCAGGATGTTGCGGAACATTTTAGGGGTTTTGATGGAGAGCACGCCCAGAGAGATTGATGCCACCAGACTCGAGAAAGGTCTATGTGAGATGGATGAGGTTGTTGCCATTCATGAATTGCACATTTGGGCAATAACTGTTGGGAAAGTGTTGTTGGCTTGTCATGTGAAAATAAAGCCCGAAGCTGATGCTGACATGGTATTAGACAAGGTTATTGACTACATTCGAAGAGAATACAATATTAGTCATGTGACAATTCAAATAGAGCGCCAATAG
- the LOC119980769 gene encoding agamous-like MADS-box protein AGL62, with amino-acid sequence MVRHTTGRRKQEMKKMTNEKNLQVTFSKRKNNIFKKASELSILCDVEIVIIVFSPANKAFAFGNPSVESVLNRYLSENPPPMSGTLQLAEAYRRSNVRNLNSELTQVVNELEAEKKRAEDLRKMRLASQAECWWEKPIEEQSVEELQRFKRALENLRENIAQEAQALEFQSSPQFGTKNDEFDAGFGI; translated from the exons ATGGTGAGACACACTACGGGTCGCCGAAAGcaagaaatgaagaagatgaccaACGAGAAGAATCTCCAAGTGACATTTTCCAAGCGTAAAAATAACATTTTCAAAAAGGCTAGTGAACTTTCCATCCTCTGCGATGTGGAAATCGTTATCATAGTGTTCTCTCCAGCGAACAAGGCATTCGCATTCGGCAACCCTTCAGTCGAGTCTGTACTCAATCGTTACCTCAGTGAAAACCCGCCCCCTATGTCGGGAACTTTGCAGCTTGCTGAGGCATATCGTAGGTCGAATGTTCGCAACCTTAATTCAGAACTCACTCAG GTGGTTAACGAATTAGAAGCGGAGAAAAAGCGCGCAGAGGATTTGAGGAAGATGAGATTGGCTAGCCAGGCAGAGTGCTGGTGGGAGAAGCCAATTGAGGAGCAAAGTGTGGAAGAGCTTCAGCGGTTTAAGCGCGCGCTGGAAAACTTGCGGGAGAATATTGCACAAGAAGCTCAGGCTTTGGAGTTCCAAAGTTCTCCACAATTTGGGACTAAAAATGATGAATTTGATGCtggatttgggatttga